A part of Haladaptatus caseinilyticus genomic DNA contains:
- a CDS encoding NAD(P)/FAD-dependent oxidoreductase: MTDVAVVGGGPAGLSAALFAAKNGLDTMVFDTDNTWMHKAHLFNYLGFESIDGSEFMEKAREQADDYGVDRHMGTSVTDIERDKDQFRISTDDGDHEATYLVLATGADRDLAEHLGCDFDDNDTVSVDLSMETSIENAYATGAMVRDQEWQAVISAGDGGAAALDILSKEKGEHFHDFNTPEDAD, encoded by the coding sequence ATGACAGACGTTGCTGTCGTCGGTGGGGGTCCCGCTGGGCTGAGTGCCGCACTGTTCGCTGCAAAGAACGGACTCGATACCATGGTGTTCGATACGGACAACACATGGATGCACAAAGCACACCTGTTCAACTACCTCGGTTTCGAGAGCATCGATGGAAGCGAATTCATGGAAAAAGCCCGTGAACAAGCGGACGATTACGGTGTGGACCGACACATGGGGACGTCGGTCACCGATATCGAACGGGATAAAGATCAGTTCCGGATTTCGACCGACGACGGCGACCACGAAGCAACCTATCTGGTTTTGGCGACCGGCGCGGACCGTGACCTCGCGGAGCATCTGGGCTGTGATTTCGACGACAACGACACCGTCTCGGTCGATTTGAGCATGGAAACCAGTATCGAGAACGCCTACGCGACAGGTGCGATGGTCCGCGACCAGGAGTGGCAGGCGGTCATCTCCGCCGGCGATGGCGGGGCAGCAGCGCTCGATATTCTGAGCAAGGAGAAGGGCGAACACTTCCACGATTTCAACACCCCCGAAGATGCGGACTGA